A window of the Hippoglossus stenolepis isolate QCI-W04-F060 chromosome 8, HSTE1.2, whole genome shotgun sequence genome harbors these coding sequences:
- the zmp:0000000881 gene encoding dual specificity testis-specific protein kinase 1, with amino-acid sequence MAYSTSTLAQGCFGKVYKQKYNDTWAAIKKVPQQLINRKDLERECDVYNKLNHPNIVKLLGNINLKDGKWVIPLEFIFGEDLETTIFKASKSKIQLTPSNRGTIIIGMCEGLQHLHSKDIVHQDLKPENVMVEHDTNRAVIIDLGLAKFFRRGLNSAIDMGNEAYSAPEVLQKGSQRDQRSDVWAMGKIITELCARIRLYTPSVCPAKIKDTLHDQPYCHAVCRMVEPDPSLRASMGGVISEIRRAGGAGTVTNAPTQQDHLKPPSANVNARNRSPSPRNRDPSPQRRDPSPFKRDPSPFKRDPSPFHRDPSPLNRAPSPFNRDPSPLNRAPLPFNRDPSPLNRAPSPFHRDPSPLNRAPSPFHRDPSPFKQDPSPLKWERSPRPDPTAHRPSPPVLRRTEDKDKNQALVPTGGGELTQGLMKMRLYQEAAMDLPCNLPTTGRVVVRRFEEKNGEVETWEQKEVVTRDGKIVKFDNVKFNSN; translated from the exons ATGGCGTACTCCACCAGCACGCTCGCACAGGGCTGTTTCGGGAAGGTCTACAAACAGAAGTACAACGACACCTGGGCCGCGATAAAGAAGGTCCCCCAGCAACTCATCAACAGGAAGGACCTGGAGAGAGAGTGCGATGTGTACAA CAAGTTGAATCATCCCAACATAGTGAAGCTTCTGGGAAACATCAATCTGAAAGACGGGAAATGGGTCATTCCTCTGGAGTTCATCTTCGGAGAGGACCTGGAGACGACCATCTTCAAAGCTTCCAAGTCTAAAATACAG TTGACTCCATCTAATCGAGGAACTATTATTATTGGCATGTGTGAGGGGCTGCAGCACCTCCACTCCAAAGATATTGTCCATCAAGACCTCAAGCCTGAAAACGTAATG GTAGAACATGACACCAACCGAGCGGTGATCATCGACCTGGGACTCGCCAAGTTCTTCCGACGTGGCCTCAACTCTGCCATTGACATGGGCAACGAGGCCTACTCGGCCCCTGAGGTGCTGCAGAAGGGCAGCCAGCGGGACCAGCGCTCAGACGTGTGGGCCATGGGTAAGATCATCACCGAGCTCTGCGCCCGGATTCGGCTGTACACACCCTCCGTCTGCCCCGCCAAGATCAAGGATACCCTGCACGATCAGCCATACTGCCACGCTGTGTGCAGGATGGTGGAGCCCGACCCTTCTCTGAGGGCCTCCATGGGGGGGGTCATCAGTGAAATACGAAGGGCCGGGGGTGCAGGAACCGTCACCAACGCACCTACACAACAAGACCACCTCAAGCCACCTTCAGCCAATGTTAATGCCAGAAACCGGTCTCCGTCCCCCAGGAACAGGGATCCATCTCCCCAGAGAAGAGATCCATCGCCATTTAAAAGAGATCCATCGCCATTTAAAAGAGATCCATCGCCCTTCCACAGGGATCCTTCCCCATTAAACAGAGCCCCATCGCCATTCAACAGGGATCCTTCCCCATTAAACAGAGCCCCATTGCCATTCAACAGGGATCCTTCCCCATTAAACAGAGCCCCATCGCCATTCCACAGGGATCCTTCCCCATTAAACAGAGCCCCATCGCCATTCCACAGGGATCCTTCGCCATTTAAACAAGATCCTTCGCCGCTAAAATGGGAGCGATCACCCAGACCAGACCCCACAGCACACCGCCCCTCTCCCCCTGTCCTTCGGAGGACtgaggacaaagacaaaaaccaGGCTCTGGTGCCGACAGGAGGGGGCGAACTCACACAGGGCCTCATGAAAATGAGGCTTTACCAGGAGGCCGCCATGGATCTGCCCTGCAACCTGCCCACGACGGGGAGGGTGGTGGTGCGGCGCTTTGAGGAGAAAAACGGGGAGGTGGAAACTTGGGAGCAGAAGGAGGTGGTGACACGTGACGGGAAGATCGTCAAGTTCGACAACGTCAAGTTTAACAGCAATTAG
- the si:dkey-199f5.8 gene encoding beta-1,4-galactosyltransferase 3 has product MVTFQSKWRYMFMFLGIQLVVMALLSREGYQKRVNYFIRIFRKANTTAVSGRNHTAAGVIGGDVYANLSHLPRTPSHGDDMPYCPKISPLIGGPIHVNFPSGLSLAEVQRKNPLVVRGGRYRPPDCEARHRTAIIIPHRHREHHLKFLLYYLHPFLQRQQLNYGIYIIHQAGNYTFNRAKLMNVGFREAMKEEDWDCLFFHDVDLIPEDDRNTYVCDGNPKHSAIAMDKFGYKLPYKMYFGGVSALTPLHYLKMNGFPNNYWGWGGEDDDIGVRVSLGGMYISRPSVKVGRYKMIKHKLDKGNDVNPKRFNMLAKTRQSWKSDGMNTAEYEILSRQYLPLYTNITVNIGTEDGLHPRPPASSAGKPAAKVPAEVKQKKESLTKDS; this is encoded by the exons ATGGTCACTTTCCAGTCGAAATGGCGCTACATGTTCATGTTCCTGGGCATCCAGCTGGTGGTCATGGCACTGCTGTCCCGGGAGGGATACCAGAAGAGGGTCAACTACTTCATCCGCATCTTCCGCAAGGCCAACACCACTGCCGTGTCAGGCCGCAACCACACTGCAGCCGGCGTCATTGGAGGGGATGTCTATGCCAACCTCTCCCACCTACCCAGAACTCCGAGCCATGGAGATGACATGCCCTACTGCCCCAAGATATCCCCTTTGATAG GTGGGCCAATCCATGTCAACTTCCCATCAGGGCTCAGTCTAGCAGAGGTACAGAGGAAAAATCCCCTGGTGGTTCGGGGAGGACGTTACAGGCCACCTGACTGTGAGGCCAGGCATCGAACTGCCATCATCATTCCCCACAGACACAGGGAACATCACCTCAAGTTCCTGCTCTACTACCTACACCCTTTTCTGCAACGTCAGCAGCTCAACTATGGAATTTACATCATTCATCAG GCTGGAAACTACACGTTTAACAGAGCCAAGCTGATGAATGTGGGTTTCCGGGAGGCCATGAAGGAGGAGGACTGGGACTGTCTCTTCTTTCACGACGTGGACCTCATTCCAGAGGACGATCGCAACACATACGTCTGCGATGGCAACCCGAAGCACTCCGCCATCGCCATGGACAAGTTTGGCTACAA GCTTCCATACAAGATGTACTTTGGTGGAGTGTCAGCTCTGACGCCACTGCATTACCTCAAAATGAACGGTTTTCCCAACAACTACTGGGGCTGGGGTGGAGAGGACGATGATATCGGAGTCAG GGTGTCTCTGGGGGGGATGTACATCAGTCGTCCATCGGTGAAAGTCGGCCGTTACAAGATGATAAAGCACAAGCTGGACAAAGGAAATGATGTGAACCCAAAGAG GTTCAATATGCTGGCCAAGACGCGTCAGAGCTGGAAGTCGGATGGGATGAACACAGCCGAATATGAGATCCTTTCACGGCAATACCTGCCCCTCTACACAAACATCACGGTCAACATCGGCACTGAGGACGGTCTACACCCACGTCCTCCAGCATCATCTGCGGGAAAACCTGCTGCTAAAGTGCCAGCGGAAGTCAAACAGAAGAAGGAGTCCCTCACAAAAGACAGCTAG
- the psmc4 gene encoding 26S proteasome regulatory subunit 6B: MEDLVAVEKSPEDMPATLSSRPQTGLSFLAPEPEDLEDLYSRYKKLQQELEFLEVQEEYIKDEQKNLKKEFLHAQEEVKRIQSIPLVIGQFLEAVDQNTAIVGSTTGSNYYVRILSTIDRELLKPNASVALHKHSNALVDVLPPEADSSIMMLTSDQKPDVMYADIGGMDIQKQEVREAVELPLTHFELYKQIGIDPPRGVLMYGPPGCGKTMLAKAVAHHTTAAFIRVVGSEFVQKYLGEGPRMVRDVFRLAKENAPAIIFIDEIDAIATKRFDAQTGADREVQRILLELLNQMDGFDQNVNVKVIMATNRADTLDPALLRPGRLDRKIEFPLPDRRQKRLIFSTITSKMNLSEEVDLEDYVARPDKVSGADINSICQEAGMLAVRENRYIVLAKDFEKAYKTVIKKDEQEHEFYK; this comes from the exons ATGGAGGATCTCGTAGCTGTAGAGAAGAGCCCG GAAGACATGCCGGCAACACTGAGCTCCAGACCCCAGACAGGGCTCTCCTTCCTGGCACCTGAGCCAGAGGATCTCGAGGACCTGTACAGCAGATACAAG aagctgcagcaggagctggagttcctggaggtgcaggaggagtaCATTAAAGATGAACAGAAAAACCTAAAGAAAGAGTTTCTCCACgctcaggaggaggtgaagaggataCAGAGCATCCCACTCGTCATTGGCCAGTTCCTGGAAGCTGTTGACCAGAATACGGCTATTGTTGGCTCCACTACAG GGTCCAACTACTATGTGCGCATCCTGAGCACCATCGACAGAGAGCTGCTGAAGCCCAACGCTTCAGTGGccttgcacaaacacagcaatgcCCTGGTAGATGTGCTCCCTCCTGAAGCTGACAGCAGCATCATGATGCTGACGTCAG ACCAAAAGCCAGATGTGATGTATGCTGACATTGGTGGTATGGATATCCAGAAGCAGGAAGTCAGGGAGGCAGTGGAGCTGCCACTTACTCACTTTGAACTCTACAAACAG ATTGGTATTGACCCACCCAGGGGTGTCCTTATGTACGGACCTCCCGGTTGTGGTAAGACCATGTTGGCCAAGGCTGTGGCGCACCACACTACAG cTGCGTTCATCCGTGTGGTTGGCTCTGAGTTTGTTCAGAAGTATTTGGGTGAAGGCCCTCGTATGGTGCGTGATGTCTTCCGGCTGGCGAAAGAAAATGCTCCTGCCATCATTTTCATTGATGAGATTGATGCTATCGCCACTAAGCGCTTTGATGCACAGACTGGAG ctgACAGGGAGGTGCAGAGAATCTTGCTTGAGCTGCTTAATCAAATGGACGGCTTCGACCAGAACGTCAACGTCAAG GTGATCATGGCCACCAACAGAGCAGACACACTGGACCCAGCCCTGCTACGCCCTGGTCGTTTGGACAGAAAGATTGAGTTCCCCCTGCCTGACCGCAGGCAGAAACGTCTCATTTTCTCCACCATCACCAGTAAAATGAACCTCTCCGAGGAGGTTGACCTGGAGGACT ACGTGGCCAGACCAGACAAGGTCTCTGGAGCTGATATAAACTCCATCTGCCAGGAG GCTGGCATGTTGGCAGTGCGTGAGAACAGGTATATCGTCCTGGCCAAAGACTTCGAAAAAGCTTACAAGACCGTGATCAAAAAGGATGAGCAGGAGCACGAGTTCTACAAGTAG
- the LOC118113445 gene encoding uncharacterized protein LOC118113445 isoform X2, whose protein sequence is MIKIIFPEWHNSGILTKWGWRAWVFLYFMVSGSCCLVTVHQPPVITAALGHDVTMPCQLSLSPDETLLTVPVLYWVSISQDAEEHRLWKPSVIYEGRVQLLDENPNSLNKSILLKNVQWADNRKYKCKLSINTEKAKGFRSKGNETLLTVYDAMTFNLTAPNDSLLHCEINVTREPGFVLSIVHNGHKTQSVDSAPGVPVVARPYVTLSETISLRGGGKYECQLHLNKDLITKSILHLLLPGKSNKGWDEPVMQITEIFCRPDRLILVQPS, encoded by the exons ATGATAAAGATCATTTTCCCTGAGTGGCATAACAGCGGAATTTTGACGAAATGGGGCTGGAGAGCATGGGTGTTTCTCTACTTTATGGTCTCAG GTTCCTGCTGCCTGGTCACAGTTCACCAGCCCCCTGTGATCACCGCTGCTCTGGGTCATGATGTCACCATGCCGTGCCAGCTCAGCCTCTCCCCCGATGAGACGTTGCTGACTGTGCCGGTTCTGTACTGGGTGTCAATATCACAGGACGCTGAGGAGCACAGACTGTGGAAACCTTCTGTGATCTATGAGGGACGTGTACAACTCCTCGACGAAAACCCAAACTCTTTAAACAAGTCCATACTTCTCAAAAATGTCCAGTGGGCAGATAACAGGAAGTACAAGTGCAAACTCTCCATCAACACAGAGAAGGCCAAAGGTTTCAGGAGTAAAGGAAACGAGACCTTATTGACGGTTTAcg ACGCCATGACCTTTAACCTCACCGCCCCCAACGACTCTCTGCTCCACTGTGAAATAAACGTGACACGGGAACCTGGATTCGTTTTGTCCATTGTTCACAacggacacaaaacacaatctgTCGACTCGGCTCCGGGAGTCCCTGTAGTGGCTCGGCCCTACGTCACCCTCTCTGAGACCATCTCCCTGAGGGGTGGAGGAAAATACGAGTGTCAGCTGCACCTGAATAAAGATCTGATAACGAAAAGCATCTTACACCTGCTTCTGCCAG GCAAAAGCAATAAGGGTTGGGACGAGCCGGTGATGCAGATCACGGAAATCttctgtagaccagaccgtctGATTTTGGTTCAGCCTTCGTAG
- the LOC118113445 gene encoding uncharacterized protein LOC118113445 isoform X1: MIKIIFPEWHNSGILTKWGWRAWVFLYFMVSGSCCLVTVHQPPVITAALGHDVTMPCQLSLSPDETLLTVPVLYWVSISQDAEEHRLWKPSVIYEGRVQLLDENPNSLNKSILLKNVQWADNRKYKCKLSINTEKAKGFRSKGNETLLTVYDAMTFNLTAPNDSLLHCEINVTREPGFVLSIVHNGHKTQSVDSAPGVPVVARPYVTLSETISLRGGGKYECQLHLNKDLITKSILHLLLPGVVEYPEPWLLYAALLLVPVTFLLVLVPVLLCRC; encoded by the exons ATGATAAAGATCATTTTCCCTGAGTGGCATAACAGCGGAATTTTGACGAAATGGGGCTGGAGAGCATGGGTGTTTCTCTACTTTATGGTCTCAG GTTCCTGCTGCCTGGTCACAGTTCACCAGCCCCCTGTGATCACCGCTGCTCTGGGTCATGATGTCACCATGCCGTGCCAGCTCAGCCTCTCCCCCGATGAGACGTTGCTGACTGTGCCGGTTCTGTACTGGGTGTCAATATCACAGGACGCTGAGGAGCACAGACTGTGGAAACCTTCTGTGATCTATGAGGGACGTGTACAACTCCTCGACGAAAACCCAAACTCTTTAAACAAGTCCATACTTCTCAAAAATGTCCAGTGGGCAGATAACAGGAAGTACAAGTGCAAACTCTCCATCAACACAGAGAAGGCCAAAGGTTTCAGGAGTAAAGGAAACGAGACCTTATTGACGGTTTAcg ACGCCATGACCTTTAACCTCACCGCCCCCAACGACTCTCTGCTCCACTGTGAAATAAACGTGACACGGGAACCTGGATTCGTTTTGTCCATTGTTCACAacggacacaaaacacaatctgTCGACTCGGCTCCGGGAGTCCCTGTAGTGGCTCGGCCCTACGTCACCCTCTCTGAGACCATCTCCCTGAGGGGTGGAGGAAAATACGAGTGTCAGCTGCACCTGAATAAAGATCTGATAACGAAAAGCATCTTACACCTGCTTCTGCCAG GTGTGGTGGAGTATCCAGAGCCGTGGCTCCTGTACGCGGCTCTCCTTCTGGTTCCTGTCACCTTCCTGCTGGTTCTGGTACCTGTCCTGCTGTGCAGATGCTGA